One window of Quercus robur chromosome 12, dhQueRobu3.1, whole genome shotgun sequence genomic DNA carries:
- the LOC126708107 gene encoding protein NIM1-INTERACTING 1-like, whose product MENDKSFRNGEDEQEEEEEEAKMEKFFALIRSFREARNYRRKELMNDSQVMNNKKKMKRVGGDHSSWVPKFEWEDFTKEVEFVRPPLIFPSPCNNKEKDKEEREDTGLDLRLTL is encoded by the coding sequence ATGGAAAATGACAAGAGTTTCAGAAATGGGGAAGATgagcaagaagaagaagaagaagaggctaAGATGGAGAAGTTTTTCGCGTTGATTCGAAGCTTTCGAGAGGCTCGTAATTATAGAAGAAAGGAATTAATGAACGATTCTCAGGTGATGAATaacaagaagaagatgaagagggTAGGTGGAGATCACTCAAGTTGGGTTCCTAAATTTGAGTGGGAGGATTTTACTAAAGAAGTTGAGTTCGTAAGGCCTCCTCTAATCTTTCCTAGTCCATGCAACAACAAAGAGAAAGACAAGGAAGAACGAGAAGACACTGGCTTAGACCTCAGACTCACCCTCTAG